A window of Actinomadura viridis genomic DNA:
GAAGCAGGCGACGACCCGGCTGGTCAACCTGTCGGACCAGGACCTGGACGTCGCGGCCGACGGCACCTTCGAGATCACCCTCTCCCCCGTCCGGACGCCGGGGAACTGGATGCGCCTCGATCCCGACGCGCAGGCGGTCATCGTCCGGCAGTACTTCCTCGACCGGAGCACGGAGATCCCCGCCGAGTACCGGATCGAGGCGCTCGGCGACCCCGTCCCCGACCCGCCCCTGGACGACGTGCGCTTCGCGCGCACGGCACGCGCGACCGCGAGGTTCGTGAAGACGGCGGCGGCGCTCGCGTCCGAACGGGCCAAGGCGATGCGCCCCACCCCGAACTGGTTCGTCGATACCGGCGCGCACGGCCCTTACCGGACGCCCGACAACAACTACGTCGCCTGCTGGTACCGGATCCGGGACGACGAGGCGCTCGTCCTGCGGGTGCGGCCTCCGGCCTGCCGCTACTGGGGCGTCCACCTGGCCAACCGGTGGGGCCAGTCCCTGGACCACCGCACCCGCCGTACCGTGCTCAACGCCCGTACCGCGGTCGCCGGGCGGCAGGCTGGCGGCCCTCAAGCTCATCCGGCCGGACTCCGCGGACGACCCGGGCTTCCGGGAGCGGTTCCGCCGCGAGATCGCCGCCGCGGGCAAGGTCAGCGGCCTGTACACGGCCCCCGTGCTGGACGCCGACGCCGACGCGCCGCAGCCCTGGTTCGCCGCCGCCTTCGTCCCCGCGCCCACGCTGAAAGAGGCCGTCGAGGACGGCGGGGCGCTGCCCGAGCCCGCCGTCCGCGCGCTGGGCGCGGGGCTCGCCGAGGCGCTGCAGGCCGTCCACGGGGCGGGGCTGGTGCACCGCGATCTCAAGCCCGGCAACGTCCTGCTGGCCGAGGACGGCCCCAAGATCATCGACTTCGGGATCGCCAAGGTCGTCGACGCCACGCAGATCACCCGTACCGGCGGCATGATCGGCACGCTGGCGTACCTGGCGCCCGAGCAGATCTCCGGTGCCAAGGACGCGGGGCCCGGGGCGGACGTGTTCGCGCTGGGGGGCGTGCTGGTCTACGCGGCCACGGGAGCCCGGCCGTTCGGCGAGAGCGACCCGGGCGCGCTGCTTTACGAGATCATGTACGGCGAACCCGATCTGGACGGGCTGCCCGCGTCGCTGCGGAGCACCCTGGCCGCCTGCCTGGACAAGGAACCGGCCCGGCGGCCTCCGCTCACGGACGTGCTCGCGGCGCTGACCCCCGCCGTCCCGTCGGCGCTCCTCTCCCCGGCCCTGCGCCGGGACCTGGCGGCCAGGGAGGCCGAGGCGAACCGGATCTCGTCCGGGCCCGTGACGCCGCCGCCGCCGCTGCCGAGCTTCGAGGAGACGGCCTCCGGCGGCCCGCGGCGGCGGCGCGTGCTGGGGCTGGCCGCCGGCACCGCGGTCGCCGTGACCGGCATCGGCGCGGGGACGGCGGCCTGGGCCCTGGCGGGCGGGAGGGCCCAGCCCGCCAGGCCCGCGCCCCGCGGGACCGCCCTCGCCGCGGCGCCCGCGCCGGCGTGGACCTTCGTCCCGCCCGCGCCCGTCGCGTCCGATGCATCGCACCTGCTGGTCGCGGGCGGCGTCGTGCTGTGGGGCGGCGACGACGCGACGTACGGGGTGGACGCCGCGTCGGGGCGGCGGCTGTGGACGGCGGACGTCCGCGTGTTCGCGGGCTGCGCGGTCCACGGGTCGACGTTCATCCTCCCGGACGGCGGCGGTACCGACGAGCGGACGACGATCACCCTGGTCGACGCGGCGTCCGGTGAGGCGACGCATCTGCCGATGCCCGGCGGCGCGCGTCCCGGTTCCGTCTTCGGCGTGGCCGGCGGCGCGGTCCTGCTGGAATCGGGGACGTACTCGGACGATGACACCCCGACCGTGTGGGCCGTGGACCTCGCCGACGGCAAGGCCCGGTGGCGGCTCCCCGTCGCCGACTCGGTCGTCCAGGGCGCCGTCGACCGGAACGGCCTGTACCTCAACGTCGCGCACGCGCTCAGCGCCGTCGACCTCGCCACCGGCCGCGGTCGCTGGACCGTCGACTGGTCCGGACCCGGGCAGGACCGGCCGGCCCAGGGCATCACGGTCGCCGGCGGCAGGGTCTTCGGGAGCTTCGGCGGCACGCTCCAGGCGGTCGACACGGCCGGCGGGAAGGCGGTGTGGTCGCGGAGCACCGACAGGGACTTCCCCTCCGTCCTGCTCGCGGCCGGCAAGGTGATCTTCAGGGGCGACGACCTGCACGCCCACGACCGCGCGACCGGGGCCCCCGCGTGGACGCTGGCCGGCCCGGAGAGTTTCGTCAACGACCAGGGGTACGACGCGGCGTCGGACGGCGTCCTCGCGGCCGCGTTCGACGGCGGCTCGGCCCACGGCCTCTTCGCCGCCACGTCCTCCGGCCGGGGGCTGTGGGCGCACTGGGGCGATGTCCCCCGTGCCAAGGCGTGGGACGTCGCCGTGTCCGGCTCGTCGATCTTCGCGACCGATCACCAGCGGCTGCTCTGCTTCCGGGCGGCCCCGTGACGGCCCCGCCAGGGTTCGTGACGGCCGCGCCGGGGCCGGAGGACCCCGACCGCATCGGCAGGTACCGGGTGCTGCGGCGGCTGGGCGAGGGCGGCATGGGACGGGTCTACCTGGGCGCGTCCCCGGCCGGGCGAGCGGTGGCGATCAAGGTGGTGCGGCCGGAGCTCGCCGGGAACCCGGAGTTCCGGGCCAGGTTCCGGGCCGAGGTCGCGGCCGCCCAGCGGGTCAGCGGCGCGTTCACCAGCCCGGTGGTCGAGGCCGAACCGGACGGGGCCGTCCCGTGGCTGGCGACCGCGTACGTCAACGGCCTCAGCCTGAAGGAGACGGTCGAACGGTACGGGCCGATGCCCGAGCCGCTGCTGCGCACGCTCGGCGCGGGGCTGGGCGAGGCGCTGATCGCGATCCACGCGGCGGGGCTGCTGCACCGCGACCTCAAACCGGCCAACATCCTGCTGGCCAGGGACGGGCCCCGGGTCATCGACTTCGGCATCAGCAAGACCGCCGACCATGACGCGTCCGGCCACGGGCCCACGCAGGCGCTCACCTCCGAGGGGCAGTTCGTCGGCTCCCCCGGCTACATGTCCCCGGAGCAGATCCGCGGGGGGACGCTCACCGCGTCCGCCGACGTGTTCGCCTTCGGGGCCGTGCTGGCCTTCGCCGCGACCGGTCGTCCCCCGTTCGGCCGGGACAAGCTGGCCACGGTCATTCACCGGACCCTGCACGAGGCGCCCGATCTGAACGGCGTACCGGCGTCCCTGGAGCGGATGGTGGCCGCCTGCCTGAGCCGCGACCCCGGTGAACGCCCGCCCACCGACCTGCTGCCGTCACTGCTGGCGGCCGAGCCGGTGGCCCTCGGCTGGCTTCCGGGCAGCCTCGGCGAGGAGCTGCGGCAGCGGGAGGACACGCTCCTGCTGGATCTGCGGGAGATCGCCAAGGCCCGCACCCGCCGGCGGCTGCTGCTCGGCGGCACCGCCGCCGCGGGACTCGCCGTCGTCGGCGGCGGGACGGCCGCGGCACTGGCCACCGCCGACGGCGGGGCCGGACGGAGGCCCGCCCCGCCGAGGCCGCTGTGGCGGACGACGATCGGCGACCTCGGCCACGAGGACTTCGCCGCCGAGGTCCTCTCCCGGACGGTCGTCTCCAACCACCGGGGGCAGGAGTACCACTGGCACTCGCTCGACAGCGGGCGGCGGCTGGGGTCCAGCGAGTTCTCCATCGCGGCCACCGGACCGAACCTGGTCTACGGGATCCTGGACGACGGCGGCCGGCTGGTCGCCATGGACGAGTCCCGCCAGGTCAGGTGGACCAGCAATGTGGTCGACGGGGTCTCCAACCCCGAGCTGATGGGGCCGGACAACGGGAAGCTCGTCCTCACCGGCAAGAACAAGAGCATCATCGGCGCGGACGCCGCCACCGGCATGCCGCTCTGGAGCTACGAGTGGCCCTTCGAGCCGCTCCTCGTCCTCCTCTACGGCATCACGAACCGCACCCTCGTCGCGATCGGCAACGAGGGGTCGAAGAGCCTGCTCGTCGGGCTCGACACCGCGACGGGCGCGCTCCGCTGGTCCGATCCGGACGGGGGCCTGAGCCACGTCCCCGAGGGCGGCGGGAACCTGATCTTCCGCAACCCGTCGGGCGTCACGCTCGACGCGCTGGCCGCCGATACCGGCCGCAGGCTCTGGACCGCCGAGCTGCCCAAGGCCGCGGCGTCGCCCCACCGCGAAAGGCAGCTCTCGCAGAGCTTCACCGCGGCCGGCGGGACGGTCTACACCGGCAGCCCGACCTTGTACGCCCTGGACGCGTCCACCGGCCGGGAGCGGTGGACCTACACACCGACCTCGCCCGGCGGGCAGGAACGGAGCCTCCTGGTCAGCGGGAAGTACGCCTACATCCTCGACAACCCGCAGCTCATCGCGCTCGACGCCCGCACCGGCCGCCGGGTCTGGTCCGTCAACACGCCCGCGGCCCGCACCGCCCCGCTGATCGCCGCGGGCGGAATGATCTGCACCGGCGTGGCCGGGACCACGGGCGCGGGACTCTACGGCTGGGACGCCGGAACGGGCGAGCTCGTCTGGAACCACCCCGTCTCCACCTCCGCCCCGACCAGGCAATGGGCGCTCAACACCCGCGACCGCACCCTCGTGGCCGCCCAGGACAAGACCCTCCTCGCCTTCCGCCTCTCCTGAGAGGGGGCGGGCAGGGGCCCGCGGATTCAGAGGTGGAGGCTGTAGACGGTCGGGGGGCGTCCGGTCCGCCCCTCCTGCCGGCTTCCCATCGGCGCGGCGAGGCCGGCGCGCTCCAGGCGCTTGAGGATGCGGCGGGCGGTGCGCTGCTGGACGAGCAGGTGCTCGGCCACGTCATGGGCCGTGAGGCCGTCCGGCCGCGTGGTGGTCAGGTCGCGGAGGCGCAGGACGGTCTGGGTGCTGAGACCGACCCTGCGGGCCACGAGGGGGAGGCTCTCCTGACCGCGTTCGGGGGGCCGGTGGCCCTCGCTGTCGGGTTCGAAGACGATGTCGATGTCCTCGGCCATGGAGACGACGCCCGCGGTGTCACCGATGGAGGCGGCGCGGTTGAGGGCGCGGCGGGCCAGTGACTCGGCGTCGGCGGCGGTGCGCCCCACGCCGAACCCGATGTGCACGGCCGGGTGGCGGGCGGCCAGCCGGTCCAGGATCGGCATCCGGGTGAACTGCCCGGTGGCCTGTTCGAGGAGCCCGCGCGTGGTGACGACCAGGTGTCCTCCGTCGGGCAGGGCGGCCAGGCTGCCGCCGAGGGTGACCAGGTCGCCGGTGAGGTGATCGTCCGGCCCCGGCAGCTCGATCATGCCGAGCGCGACCTGGGCGTCGCCCGCGTGGCGGCCGCTCGTGGTGAGGACGAGGGCCTGGAGGGTGGCGCGGATCGAGTACCGCGAGGGGGCCAGCCGGATCGCCTGCATCTCGGTTTCCAGCTGGTGGAACGCCGAGCCCAGGCAGGTGATCGCGACGCGCGTGTCGTCCCTCTCCCGGGCCGAACGGTGGAAGGCGACGATGTCGTCGGAGGAGAGGCCGGGCCGGTAGGGCAGGACGTTGACGTGATCGGTCGGCAGCTTCGCCTCGGTGAGGGTCTCCAGGACCTCCGACCGGCGCAGCGTGTCGATCGACGCCCGGGTGACGTCGTGGCCGAGGCGAAGCAGTTCGACCAGGGCGCGCAGGAGGGTGGCGCCGTCGTAGGGGACGTACATCGAGGGTCGTGTGAGCGCGCCGGCATCGGCCGCGATGGTGTAGGGCACGATGCCGGTGAACAGGAACGCGTCGACGCGCTCGCCTGACTCCTCGACGATCGTGACCGTCTCGCTCTCGTGCCGGTAGGGCAGCGGGAGGAGCGTGGCGGAGGCGTCCTCGGTCCCGACCGCGACGACGCGGTGGACGAGATCCTCCGCTCCCACGATCCCGAGGGTGAGGGTCATCGGTGTGCCGCTCCTCAAGGTTTAGGCCCGGGCCTCAATCGCCAAGCATACCGAAGAAGAGGCCGATCTGTGGTCTCAGGGTTGACGGTCCCGCAACGGACATCTAGTTTCGGCCGGGACCTTAATTAAGGGTATTCAGGGTGGTGTCATGTCGCGAACCGAGCCGTTGCCGGGTCCCCTCGAACCCCGCGGGCGGACCATCGGAGCCGAGGAGCGCGCGGCCGTGCTGCGCGTGCTCGACTCGGCGTTGCTGTGCGGGACCTTCGGCACGGAGGCACGTGCGCTGGAGGCCGAGATGGGGCGACTATACGGGCGGACCGCCGTGGCCTGCTCCTCGGGAACGGCCGCTCTCCACCTGGCCGTCGCCGCGGTGAACCCCGGCCCCGGTGACGAGATCATCACCACCCCCATCTCCGACTTCGGAACGGTCGCGCCGATCCTCGCGCAAAACGCCGTCCCCGTCTTCGCGGACGTGGATCCCGGCACCGGCAATCTCGACCCCGCGGCGGTGGAGGCGGCGATCACGGCGCGCACGAAGGCGATCATCGTGGTGCACCTCTTCGGCGCCGCCGCGCCGGTCGCCGAGCTGCGCGACCTCGCGGACCGGCACGGCCTCGCGCTGATCGAGGACTGCGCCCAGGCGTGGCTGGGCACGGTGCCGGGCGGAGACCTGGTGGGCCGGTACGGCGACATCGCCTGCTTCAGCCTCCAGCAGTACAAGCACATCACGGCCGGGGACGGCGGGCTGGCGATCACCGCCGATCCGGAGTCGGCGAGACGGATGCGGCTCTTCATGGACAAGGGCTGGGACCGCTCGATCGGCCGCCTGCACCTGTCCCTGGGGCTGAACTACCGGATGACCGAGCTGGTCGCGGCCGTCGCCCGGGCCCAGCTCGGGAAGGTCTCCGGTGTGGTCGACCGGCGGCGGGAGCGGGCCCGGCGGCTTCTCGCCGCCCTGGCCGATCTGCCCGGCCTGGGGCTTCCAGGGGAGCCCGGGCACGCGTGGTGGATGTTCCCGTTCACCGTTCCGGGCGAGCCCGGGAACCGGGTCTGGGCCGCCGCGCTGGAGCGGGAAGGGGTTCCGGCCTCCGCCGGCTACCTGGAACGGCCGCTCTACGGCAACCCGGCCCTGGCCGAGGCTCCCGTCTATGGCGCCTCGCGCTTCCCGATCGATCGCGACTATCCGCCGGGGCTGTGCCCGAACGCGGAACGGCTGATCGATCGGACGCTCGTCACCCTGCCGTGGAACGAGGCGTACACCGACGAGGACGTCGACGCCATCGCCGCGGCCGTCCGGAAGGTGCACGCCGGTGTCGTATGACTGGCTGACGCGCTCCGCGGAGGAGGAGATCGGCTACGACGTCGACGTCCTGTTCGGGCCGTGGCCGTCCCACCCCGCCGACCTCGGGTTCGAGGGCGTGCTGCGGCGGCTGCGCGGAGCGGCGGTGCGGCGCGCCTGCGCGATCTCCACCCGGGGCGCCCTCTTCGACGCCGCCGGGGGCAACGCCGAGACGCTGCGCGCCGCCCGAGCCGCGGACGGCGAGGTGACCGCCGTGGGGACGGTGGACCTGCGGGACGCCGCGTCCGCCGGGGACCTGCTGGACGGGCTGGTCGCCCGCGGAGTCCGGTTCGTCCGGCTGTTCACGGCCGAGCAGGGCGCCGAGCCCGGCTTTCCCGGTCACCGCCGGGTGGTGGAGGAGGCCGTCGCGCGCGGCATGGTCCTCCTGCACGACGGCGACCCGCGCGCGTTCGGCCCGGTCCTGGCCGGGCGGGGGGCTGAGGTGATCTTCCTTGACCTGCACGCCTACCTGCTCGCCGACTTCCTCGTGCTGGCCCGCGACGAGCCCGGGTTCCGGGCCACCACGCGGCTGCTGTCGGCCCCGGACTCGATCGAACGGGTCGTGGGGACCCTCGGCGCGGACCGCCTGGTCTTCGGCTCGCGGACGCCGTTCATGGACATCTCGCCGCAGACGCTCCGGCTCCGCTACGCCCGGATCGGCGCGGACGAGCGGCGGCTGATCGCGGGCGGCGTCGTCGCCGGCCTGCTCGGGGAGGAGTCCTGATGCCGATCATCGACGTGCACGGTCACTGGGGCCCGTGGCCCTTCCACATGGACGTCGGGGACGTCGCGCTCAACCTGGAGCTGATGGACCGGTACGGCATCGACGTGCAGGTCGTGTCCGCGTCCGAGGCGGTCATGCTGGACGCCGAGGCGGGCAACGCCGCCCTGGCCGAGGTCCTCGCCGCGCATCCCCGCCTCTACGGTTACGCGGTGGTCAACCCCAACCGCCTGGACGGGGCCGCCGACGAGCTGCGCGGGCGCCTGGCGTCCGGCCGCTTCCTGGGAGCCAAGATCCACACGACGTATCCGGGCGTCCCGATCGGCTCGCCGCGGATGGCCGAGGCGTTCGATCTGCTGGACGAGCTGGGCGTCCCCCTGCTCCTGCACACGTGGGGCCCGGACGTCGCCCTGCTGCCGGGGCTGCTGGCGACGCGTCCCCGGCTCCGCGTGATCGTCGGGCACGCGGGAGGCGACGCCTGGCGGGAGGCCGCGCACGCCGCCGCCTCGTGCGACCGCCTCTACCTGGAGCACTGCCGGACGGTCGCCGACGCCGGCCGGATCGGCTACGCCAGGGCGGCCGGGGTGCCCATCGAGCGGTTCCTCTTCGGCACCGACTCCACGCTGATCGATCCCTGCGTCGCGCTCGGAGTCGTGCGGGACGCGGGGTTCACCGGCGAGGAACTCGAGCGGGTGCTGTGGCGGAACGCGGCGGAGCTGTTCGGACTGGCCGAGCCGTTCGGATCGGCGGGGGCCGGATGAGGGTCGCGTTCGCGGGACTGGCCACCGCCTACCATCCCGGCGCCGACGCCCGGCTCCTGCGGGACCGGGCGATCACCGACCTCGTCGTGTGGGGGGACGAGGACGGCTCCTTCGCGGCCGAGCACGGCGCGGAGCCGGTGCGGTCGCTCGCGGAGCTGGTCGCGGCGAGGCCGGACGCCGCGATCGTCACCTGCCGCCCGCGGGCGGTGCCCGATGTGGTCCGGCGGCTGACGGAGGCGGGAATCCCGACGTTCGTGACGAAACCGGCCGTGGGCACCGCGGCCGATCTCGATCGGCTGGACGAGGTGGCCGGGAGCGCCCGGAGCGGCGCCGCCCCGGTGACGACGTGCTCGGTGCTGCGGTTCGCGCCGGCCGTGAGAAGGCTCGCCGAGACGGCCGGCGGCGCGGAGGGCGGGACGGCGGGGGACGTCCTCGGTGTCCGCGTGACCGTGCGGCACTCCGTCGCGGCCTACCTGTCCCCCGGACGGCGCTGGCTCGACGATCCGGACGAGGGCGGCGGCACGCTGGTGACCATGGGGCTGCACGGCGTCGAGCTGGCCTCGGCGGTGCTGGGCCCCGGGCTGCGCGCGCGCTGGGCGGGCGGCGCGGTGCGCGTCCACCGCGAGACGCGGTCGGAGGACGTCGGGGTGATCGCGCTGACCTGGCCGGACGGCCGGTACGGCCTGGTGGAGATCCTCGGCGCGACCGACGAGGAACGCTACGAGGTGACCGTGCACACCCCGCGCGGAACGGAGACGGCGACGCTCACGGGCGCCGGGGAGGACCCGCTCGAGGCGCTCGGTTACGCCGGCACCGTCGACGCCTTCCTGGACGGCACCG
This region includes:
- a CDS encoding amidohydrolase family protein, whose product is MPIIDVHGHWGPWPFHMDVGDVALNLELMDRYGIDVQVVSASEAVMLDAEAGNAALAEVLAAHPRLYGYAVVNPNRLDGAADELRGRLASGRFLGAKIHTTYPGVPIGSPRMAEAFDLLDELGVPLLLHTWGPDVALLPGLLATRPRLRVIVGHAGGDAWREAAHAAASCDRLYLEHCRTVADAGRIGYARAAGVPIERFLFGTDSTLIDPCVALGVVRDAGFTGEELERVLWRNAAELFGLAEPFGSAGAG
- a CDS encoding DegT/DnrJ/EryC1/StrS family aminotransferase, which translates into the protein MSRTEPLPGPLEPRGRTIGAEERAAVLRVLDSALLCGTFGTEARALEAEMGRLYGRTAVACSSGTAALHLAVAAVNPGPGDEIITTPISDFGTVAPILAQNAVPVFADVDPGTGNLDPAAVEAAITARTKAIIVVHLFGAAAPVAELRDLADRHGLALIEDCAQAWLGTVPGGDLVGRYGDIACFSLQQYKHITAGDGGLAITADPESARRMRLFMDKGWDRSIGRLHLSLGLNYRMTELVAAVARAQLGKVSGVVDRRRERARRLLAALADLPGLGLPGEPGHAWWMFPFTVPGEPGNRVWAAALEREGVPASAGYLERPLYGNPALAEAPVYGASRFPIDRDYPPGLCPNAERLIDRTLVTLPWNEAYTDEDVDAIAAAVRKVHAGVV
- a CDS encoding protein kinase domain-containing protein; the encoded protein is MAALKLIRPDSADDPGFRERFRREIAAAGKVSGLYTAPVLDADADAPQPWFAAAFVPAPTLKEAVEDGGALPEPAVRALGAGLAEALQAVHGAGLVHRDLKPGNVLLAEDGPKIIDFGIAKVVDATQITRTGGMIGTLAYLAPEQISGAKDAGPGADVFALGGVLVYAATGARPFGESDPGALLYEIMYGEPDLDGLPASLRSTLAACLDKEPARRPPLTDVLAALTPAVPSALLSPALRRDLAAREAEANRISSGPVTPPPPLPSFEETASGGPRRRRVLGLAAGTAVAVTGIGAGTAAWALAGGRAQPARPAPRGTALAAAPAPAWTFVPPAPVASDASHLLVAGGVVLWGGDDATYGVDAASGRRLWTADVRVFAGCAVHGSTFILPDGGGTDERTTITLVDAASGEATHLPMPGGARPGSVFGVAGGAVLLESGTYSDDDTPTVWAVDLADGKARWRLPVADSVVQGAVDRNGLYLNVAHALSAVDLATGRGRWTVDWSGPGQDRPAQGITVAGGRVFGSFGGTLQAVDTAGGKAVWSRSTDRDFPSVLLAAGKVIFRGDDLHAHDRATGAPAWTLAGPESFVNDQGYDAASDGVLAAAFDGGSAHGLFAATSSGRGLWAHWGDVPRAKAWDVAVSGSSIFATDHQRLLCFRAAP
- a CDS encoding Gfo/Idh/MocA family oxidoreductase, which translates into the protein MRVAFAGLATAYHPGADARLLRDRAITDLVVWGDEDGSFAAEHGAEPVRSLAELVAARPDAAIVTCRPRAVPDVVRRLTEAGIPTFVTKPAVGTAADLDRLDEVAGSARSGAAPVTTCSVLRFAPAVRRLAETAGGAEGGTAGDVLGVRVTVRHSVAAYLSPGRRWLDDPDEGGGTLVTMGLHGVELASAVLGPGLRARWAGGAVRVHRETRSEDVGVIALTWPDGRYGLVEILGATDEERYEVTVHTPRGTETATLTGAGEDPLEALGYAGTVDAFLDGTAEGRAAVPWTTAREVLGAVVSARGAAFPGRR
- a CDS encoding serine/threonine-protein kinase, giving the protein MTAPPGFVTAAPGPEDPDRIGRYRVLRRLGEGGMGRVYLGASPAGRAVAIKVVRPELAGNPEFRARFRAEVAAAQRVSGAFTSPVVEAEPDGAVPWLATAYVNGLSLKETVERYGPMPEPLLRTLGAGLGEALIAIHAAGLLHRDLKPANILLARDGPRVIDFGISKTADHDASGHGPTQALTSEGQFVGSPGYMSPEQIRGGTLTASADVFAFGAVLAFAATGRPPFGRDKLATVIHRTLHEAPDLNGVPASLERMVAACLSRDPGERPPTDLLPSLLAAEPVALGWLPGSLGEELRQREDTLLLDLREIAKARTRRRLLLGGTAAAGLAVVGGGTAAALATADGGAGRRPAPPRPLWRTTIGDLGHEDFAAEVLSRTVVSNHRGQEYHWHSLDSGRRLGSSEFSIAATGPNLVYGILDDGGRLVAMDESRQVRWTSNVVDGVSNPELMGPDNGKLVLTGKNKSIIGADAATGMPLWSYEWPFEPLLVLLYGITNRTLVAIGNEGSKSLLVGLDTATGALRWSDPDGGLSHVPEGGGNLIFRNPSGVTLDALAADTGRRLWTAELPKAAASPHRERQLSQSFTAAGGTVYTGSPTLYALDASTGRERWTYTPTSPGGQERSLLVSGKYAYILDNPQLIALDARTGRRVWSVNTPAARTAPLIAAGGMICTGVAGTTGAGLYGWDAGTGELVWNHPVSTSAPTRQWALNTRDRTLVAAQDKTLLAFRLS